GCTCCACAAGCTTTCGTTGAAGCCCGGGTCGGGCTCGCCCGAGCGCACGAGGGTGAGACGCTGCCCGAGCGTCTCTATGCGCGCGTACCCCGTGAGCCGCTCGAAGGCGGGATTGACATACTCGATGCGTCCGTCGCGGTCCGTGATCACCACCGGATCGTCCGTCTGCTCCAGCGCGCTCGACAATTTGTGCACTTCGCGCGCCGCTCGTTCGCGGTCCCGCTCGTTTTGCCGCCGCAGTCGCTCGCTCGTGAGTTGCGCCTCGCGCGCCTCACGCTCGCGCAGCGCGCGTTCGTGCGCTGCGATCGCCCGCGTCTTGTGATGCAAGTCCACGAACACGCCGACCTTCGCGCGCAGCACTTCCGGCACGATCGGCGCGAAGATGAAGTCCACCGCGCCGAGCGCGTAACCGCCGAGGGTGTCGGCTTCCGCGCGGTCGTACGCCGTCACGAAGATGATCGGCGTGCTTTCCGTCTGAGGACGGCTGCGGATGAGCGCGGCCGTCTCGAAGCCGTCCATGTCCGGCATCCGCACGTCGAGCAAGATAAGAGCGAAATCGTGTTGCAGCAGCAAGCGCAAGGCGTCGCGGCCCGACTCGGCTTGTACGAGGTTCTCGCCGAGCGACTCCAGCGCCGCGCTCAACGCCAACCGCTTGGCCGGATCGTCGTCCACGATGAGGATGTTCACGCGGGCGTCCGCGCTCGGCACCTTGTTCACGCGACCCTCCGGTACAGCTTCTCACGCGCGTCGAGTTCCACGAAGCGCGACTGAACCGGGCTGAACGTCAACGTCTCGTGTCGTCCGAGACCCAGCACCCCGCTCGGCGCGAGGCTCTCGAAGAGAAGTTCGTGCACGCGCGCCTGAAGCGGCTTGTCGAAGTAGATCAAGACGTTGCGGCACAAAATCAGGTGGAAGTCGTTGAAAGACCCGTCCGTCACGAGATTGTGCTGCCCCCACGTGATCTGCCGCTTGAGATCGCCGCGCACGATGGCGTGGTCGTACGACCGCGTGAAGTACGACGCGAAATCCCGCTCGCCGCCCGCCTCGTGGTAATTGCGCGCGTAGCCCTCCATCCGGTCGCGCGGATAGATGCCGTCGCGCGCCCGCGCGAGCGCTTTGGGATTGAGGTCCGTCGCGTACAGGCGCGTGCGATTCAACAATCCCGCCTCGTGCAGCAAGATCGCCGTGGAGTACACCTCCTCGCCGCTCGAACAGCCCGCGTGCCACACGCGCACGAACGGATTCGTGCGCAGCAACGGCACGACCGCGTCGCGCAGCGTCGCGTAAAAGCCCGGATCGCGAAACATCTCGGTCACGCCGACGGCGACGCACGAAACGAAGTCCTGAAAGGCGTCGCGGTCGCGCAACACCCGCTCTTGCAACGCCGATACGCTCGAAAGGTTCGACGTGCGCGCGCAGTGCATGACGCGCCGCTTGAGAGTGGCGGGAGCGTAACCTCGAAAGTCGAAGCCGTAGCGGCGGTACACGCCTTCGAGCAGCAAGGCGACCTCCAAGTCTTCGATCTCGTCGTCCGCGAAGGTCATCGGTACAGCCACACCCTCAAGAGGCTCAGGAGTTTATCGGTGTTCACGGGCTTGCTGATGTAATCGGACGCGCCCGACTCGATGGACTTCTCGCGGTCGCCCGGCATCGCCTTGGCGGTGAGCGAGATGACCGGAAGGTTCTTGAACTTCGGGTTGGCGCGCACGAGGCGCGTCGTTTCGTACCCGTCGAGCTCCGGCATCATCACGTCCATCAGCACCGCGTCGATATCGGGCGTGCTCTCCAACAGAGCGATCGCGTCGTGCCCGTTCTCGGCCGTGAACACCTGCATCTTGTGGCGTTCCAGCACCGCCGTCAGCGCGAAGATGTTGCGGATGTCGTCGTCCACGACGAGAATGCGCTTCCCGACGAGCATCGGGTCGTTTTGACGCGCGACGTCCAGCAGTTGCCGCTGCCCTTCGGGCAAGTTCGCCTCCACGCGGTGCAAGAACAGCGTGACTTCATCGAGGAGACGTTCGGGGGACCGCACGTCCTTCACGATGATGGACTTGGCGACTTTACGCAACTGCGCTTCTTGCTGCCGCGTCAGATCGGCGGCGGTGTACACGATGATCGGCACGGCTCGCAGGGCCGCTTCCTGCTGCATCGCGTCGATGAGGTCGAAGCCGCTCATGTCGGGCAGACGCAAATCGAGGACGACGCAGTCGAAGGGACGCTCGCGCATCACCGTCAAGGCTTCCACGCCGCTCGTCACGGCGGTCGTCTTCACGTCGCCGTTGCCGATGAGGTCCACGATACTCGCTCGCTGCGCGTCGTCGTCCTCCACGACGAGCAGATTCTTGACGCGCCGAGCGAGGAAGTCTTCGAGCTTGCCGAACGCTCGTGCGAGCGCTTCTCGATCGGGCGACTTCGTGAGAAAGTCGAGCGCGCCGAGTTTGCGGCCCAGCAGCGAGTGCTCGTCGCTGGAGATGATGTGAACGGGAATGTGCCGCGTTGCCGGATCGTGCTTGAGGCGGTCGAGCACCGCCCAACCGCTCGTATCGGGCAAATTCAAGTCCAGGGTGATGGCGCTCGGTCGGTACTGCGTGGCGAGCGCGAGGGCCGCGTCACCACGCGCGGCGATGAGTCCCTTGAAGCCGCGTTCGCGCGCCAAGTCGAGCAGCACGCCCGCGAAGGCCGGATCGTCCTCCACGATGAGAAGGGTACGGTCGCCCGAGCGGATGTTCTGGCGGTCGTCTTCGAGGTCGGCGGGCAAGGCGGCCACGTCCACGCGCTCGTTCTGCACGGACGGCCCGTCGGGCAGGCCGAGCCGCAAGTCCACGGCGCGCGACAAGGACGCGGGCGTCGAAAGACCCGAGGGAGACAGGGGATCCACCGAAGTGCGCTCCGGACGCGCCGAAGGCAAGGGCGCGCCGTCGAGCGGGAGGTACACCGTGAAGGTGCTGCCTTGGCCGGGCACGCTCTCCAACCGGATCTCGCCGCCGAGCAACCGAGCCAGTTCGCGGCTGATGGCCAGCCCGAGGCCCGTTCCGCCGTACTTGCGGCTTGTCGTGCCGTCCGCTTGCTGAAACGCCTCGAAAATGAGCTGCTGCTTGTCGTGCGCGATGCCGATTCCCGTGTCGTGCACGTTGAACGCCACGACCGAAGACGCCCGTGACAGCACCGCGTGATCGGCGCTCCAACCCGTCGTGACGGGCCCCACGCCGATGCGCACCTCACCCTTGGCGGTGAACTTGAAGGCGTTCGACAAGAGGTTCTTGAGAATTTGCAGCAAGCGCTTGCCGTCCGTGCGAATCGTGCGCGGCAGCACCGACGAGACTTGGATGTTGAACGACAGGTCCTTGCTCTCGGCGACGTGACGGAAGGTGAGCTCCAGAGCGTCGCGGATCTCGTGGAAGGTGACGTCGGACGTGTCGACGTGCACGGTGCCCGACTCGATCTTCGAGAGGTCGAGAATGTCGTTGATGAGGTTCAGAAGGTCATTGCCCGACGCGAAGATGGTCTTGGCGTACTCCACCTGACGCTCGTCGAGGTTCTGCTTCGGGTTGTCGCTGAGCTGCTGCGCGAGCAGCAGCAGCGAGTTGAGCGGCGTGCGAAGCTCGTGGCTCATGTTCGCGAGGAACTCGCTTTTGTACTTCGACGTGAGCGAGAGCTGCGCCGCCTTCTCCTCGAGCGCTTGACGCGCCGTCTCGACTTCGCGGTTCTTGCGCTCGACCTCGGAGTTCTGCTGCGCGAGCAACCTCGCCTTGTCCTCGAGTTCCTCGTTCGTCTGACGCAGTTCCTCTTGCTGGCTTTGCAACTCCTGCGCCATCGACTGCGACTGCGTCAGCAAGCTCTCGGTACGCATCGTCGCCTCGATCGTGTTGAGCACGATGCCGATGGACTCCGTGAGCTGCTCCAAAAAGGCGAGGTGCGTGGGGCTGAAGCGGTCGAAGCTCGCGAGTTCGATGACGGCCTTCGTGGACCCTTCGAACACGACGGGCAACACGATGATGCTCATGGGCGCGGCCGCGCCGAGACCGGAGTTGATCTGGATGTAGTCGGAAGGAACGTTCGTGAGCAAGATCGGCTCTTGTTCGAGCGCGCACTGTCCCACGAGCCCTTCGCCGAGGCGGAAGCGGTTGTTGAGGCCTTTGCGTTCGCGGTACGCGTAGCTCGCTTGGAGCTTCAAGCCGGGCTCGCCGCCTTCCGAGTCCGAAGTGTAGAACACGCCGTGGTTGGCTTTCACGAGCGGCGCGAGTTCCGACAGGATGAGGCGGCACACCGTGAGCATGTCGCGCTGCCCCTGCAGCATCCGCGTGAAGCGCGCGAGGTTGGTCTTGAGCCAGTCCTGCTCGGTGTTCTTGTCGGTCGTGTCCTTGAGATTGCGGATCATCTCGTTGACGTTGCGCTTGAGCTCGTCGAGCTCGCCGCGCGCCTCCACCGCGATGGACCGCGTGAGATCCCCGGCGGTCACGGCGGTCGCGACCTCGGCGATCGCGCGAACCTGCGTCGTGAGGTTCGCCGCGAGTTGATTCACGTTGTCCGTGAGGTCCTTCCACGTGCCCGCCGCTCCCGGCACGCTCGCTTGCCCGCCGAGCTTGCCTTCGACGCCCACCTCGCGCGCCACGCCCGTCACTTGATCCGCGAAGGTCGCGAGAGTGTCGATCATGGAGTTGATCGTCTCGGCGAGTTCGGCGATTTCGCCCTTGGCTTCCACCGTGAGCTTCTTCTTGAGGTCGCCGTTCGCGACGGCCGTCACGACGCGCGCGATGCCGCGCACTTGATTCGTGAGGTTGGACGCCATGAAGTTCACGTTGTCCGTGAGGTCTTTCCACGTGCCGCCCACGCCGGGCACGCTCGCCTGCCCGCCGAGGCGTCCTTCGGTGCCCACTTCGCGCGCCACGCGCGTCACTTCGCCCGCGAACGAGTTGAGCTGGTCCACCATGGTGTTGATGGTGTTCTTGAGCTCCAACAGTTCGCCGCGCACGTCCACGGTGATCTTCTTGGACAGGTCGCCGTTGGCGACGGCGGTCGTCACGAAGGCAATGTTGCGCACCTGGCTGGTGAGGTTGGACGCCATGGAGTTCACGTTGTCCGTGAGGTCCTTCCACGTGCCGCCCACGCCGCGCACCTCGGCTTGCCCGCCGAGGCGTCCTTCGGTGCCCACTTCGCGCGCCACGCGCGTCACTTCCCCGGCGAAGGCGTTGAGCTGGTCCACCATGGTGTTGATGGTGCTCTTGAGCTCCAGAATCTCGCCCTTGGCGTCCGCCGTGATCTTCTTGGACAGGTCGCCGTTGGCCACGGCGGTCGTCACGAAGGCGATGTTGCGCACCTGCGTCGTGAGGTTGGACGCCATGGAGTTCACGTTGTCCGTGAGGTCCTTCCACGTGCCCGACACGCCCCGCACGTCCGCTTGGCCGCCGAGTTGCCCTTCGGTGCCCACTTCGCGCGCCACGCGCGTCACTTCGCCCGCGAACGAGTTGAGCTGGTCCACCATCGTGTTGATGGTGTCCTTGAGCTGCAACACTTCGCCTTGCGCCTCCACGGTGATCTTCTTGGACAGGTCGCCGTTGGCGACGGCGGTCGTGACTTGCGCGATGTTGCGCACTTGAGACGTGAGGTTGCCCGCGAGGCCGTTGACGGAGTCGGTGAGGTCCTTCCACGTGCCCGACACGCCCTTCACGATGGCCTGCCCGCCGAGCTTGCCTTCCGTGCCCACCTCTCGGGCGACGCGCGTCACTTCGGCGGCGAACACCCCCAGGGTGTCCGAGAGGCTGTTGATGGTGTCGGCGAGCGTAGCGACCTCGCCCTTGGCGTCGAGGGTGAGTTGCTGTTCGAGGTCGCCGTTGGCGACGGCCGTCACGACCTTCGCGATGCCGCGCACCTGCGTCGTGAGGTTGGACGCCATGGAGTTCACGTTGTCCGTGAGGTCCTTCCAGACGCCCGAGACGCCCTTCACGTCCGCCTGGCCGCCGAGGCGTCCTTCGGTGCCCACTTCGCGCGCCACGCGCGTCACTTCCGCCGCGAACGAGTTGAGCTGATCCACCATGGTGTTCACGGTGTTCTTGAGCTCCAACACTTCGCCTTGCGCCTCCACGGTGATCTTCTTGGAGAGGTCGCCGTTGGCGACGGCGGTCGTCACGAGGGCGATGTTGCGCACTTGGCCCGTGAGGTTGCCCGCGAGGTTGTTCACGGAGTCCGTGAGGTCCTTCCACGTGCCCGCGACGCCGCGCACTTGCGCTTGACCGCCGAGCTTGCCTTCGGTGCCCACCTCGCGCGCCACGCGCGTCACTTCCCCGGCGAAGGCGTTGAGCTGATCGACCATGGTGTTCACGGTCTTCGCGGTTTGCAGGAACTGCCCTTCGATGGGGCGACCGTCTACCTCGAGGGCCATCGTTTGCGACAAGTCGCCGTTGGCGACGGCCGTGATGACGCGCGCCATCTCGGACGTCGGTTGCACGAGGTCGTCGACGAGGGTGTTGACGCTTTCCACGAGCCCCGCCCATTCGCCCGTCGCGTGACCGAGCGGAACGCGCTGCGTGACCTTGCCTTCCTTGCCGACGCTGCGC
The sequence above is drawn from the Deinococcus yavapaiensis KR-236 genome and encodes:
- a CDS encoding CheR family methyltransferase; protein product: MTFADDEIEDLEVALLLEGVYRRYGFDFRGYAPATLKRRVMHCARTSNLSSVSALQERVLRDRDAFQDFVSCVAVGVTEMFRDPGFYATLRDAVVPLLRTNPFVRVWHAGCSSGEEVYSTAILLHEAGLLNRTRLYATDLNPKALARARDGIYPRDRMEGYARNYHEAGGERDFASYFTRSYDHAIVRGDLKRQITWGQHNLVTDGSFNDFHLILCRNVLIYFDKPLQARVHELLFESLAPSGVLGLGRHETLTFSPVQSRFVELDAREKLYRRVA
- a CDS encoding HAMP domain-containing protein; translated protein: MSELSAAVLDEKTLLSVLTSYRKGDFSVRLPVDWTGLPGKIADALNEVLELNERIAFDVKRVGRSVGKEGKVTQRVPLGHATGEWAGLVESVNTLVDDLVQPTSEMARVITAVANGDLSQTMALEVDGRPIEGQFLQTAKTVNTMVDQLNAFAGEVTRVAREVGTEGKLGGQAQVRGVAGTWKDLTDSVNNLAGNLTGQVRNIALVTTAVANGDLSKKITVEAQGEVLELKNTVNTMVDQLNSFAAEVTRVAREVGTEGRLGGQADVKGVSGVWKDLTDNVNSMASNLTTQVRGIAKVVTAVANGDLEQQLTLDAKGEVATLADTINSLSDTLGVFAAEVTRVAREVGTEGKLGGQAIVKGVSGTWKDLTDSVNGLAGNLTSQVRNIAQVTTAVANGDLSKKITVEAQGEVLQLKDTINTMVDQLNSFAGEVTRVAREVGTEGQLGGQADVRGVSGTWKDLTDNVNSMASNLTTQVRNIAFVTTAVANGDLSKKITADAKGEILELKSTINTMVDQLNAFAGEVTRVAREVGTEGRLGGQAEVRGVGGTWKDLTDNVNSMASNLTSQVRNIAFVTTAVANGDLSKKITVDVRGELLELKNTINTMVDQLNSFAGEVTRVAREVGTEGRLGGQASVPGVGGTWKDLTDNVNFMASNLTNQVRGIARVVTAVANGDLKKKLTVEAKGEIAELAETINSMIDTLATFADQVTGVAREVGVEGKLGGQASVPGAAGTWKDLTDNVNQLAANLTTQVRAIAEVATAVTAGDLTRSIAVEARGELDELKRNVNEMIRNLKDTTDKNTEQDWLKTNLARFTRMLQGQRDMLTVCRLILSELAPLVKANHGVFYTSDSEGGEPGLKLQASYAYRERKGLNNRFRLGEGLVGQCALEQEPILLTNVPSDYIQINSGLGAAAPMSIIVLPVVFEGSTKAVIELASFDRFSPTHLAFLEQLTESIGIVLNTIEATMRTESLLTQSQSMAQELQSQQEELRQTNEELEDKARLLAQQNSEVERKNREVETARQALEEKAAQLSLTSKYKSEFLANMSHELRTPLNSLLLLAQQLSDNPKQNLDERQVEYAKTIFASGNDLLNLINDILDLSKIESGTVHVDTSDVTFHEIRDALELTFRHVAESKDLSFNIQVSSVLPRTIRTDGKRLLQILKNLLSNAFKFTAKGEVRIGVGPVTTGWSADHAVLSRASSVVAFNVHDTGIGIAHDKQQLIFEAFQQADGTTSRKYGGTGLGLAISRELARLLGGEIRLESVPGQGSTFTVYLPLDGAPLPSARPERTSVDPLSPSGLSTPASLSRAVDLRLGLPDGPSVQNERVDVAALPADLEDDRQNIRSGDRTLLIVEDDPAFAGVLLDLARERGFKGLIAARGDAALALATQYRPSAITLDLNLPDTSGWAVLDRLKHDPATRHIPVHIISSDEHSLLGRKLGALDFLTKSPDREALARAFGKLEDFLARRVKNLLVVEDDDAQRASIVDLIGNGDVKTTAVTSGVEALTVMRERPFDCVVLDLRLPDMSGFDLIDAMQQEAALRAVPIIVYTAADLTRQQEAQLRKVAKSIIVKDVRSPERLLDEVTLFLHRVEANLPEGQRQLLDVARQNDPMLVGKRILVVDDDIRNIFALTAVLERHKMQVFTAENGHDAIALLESTPDIDAVLMDVMMPELDGYETTRLVRANPKFKNLPVISLTAKAMPGDREKSIESGASDYISKPVNTDKLLSLLRVWLYR